The Cyprinus carpio isolate SPL01 chromosome A5, ASM1834038v1, whole genome shotgun sequence genome has a segment encoding these proteins:
- the LOC109113256 gene encoding LOW QUALITY PROTEIN: protein HIRA-like (The sequence of the model RefSeq protein was modified relative to this genomic sequence to represent the inferred CDS: inserted 1 base in 1 codon; deleted 1 base in 1 codon) has product MKLLKPSWVNHNGKPIFSVDIHPDGTKFATGGQGEDSGKVVIWNMAPVLREEDEKNENIPKLLCQMDNHLACVNCVRWSNNGLYLASGGDDKLVMVWKRAAFIGPSTVFGSSSKLANVEQWRCVMILRNHTGDVMDVAWSPHDVWLASCSVDNTIVIWNARKFPEIVMTLKGHTGLVKGLTWDPVGKYIASQADDHSLKVWRTMDWQMETNITKPFSECGGTTHVLRLSWSPDGQYLVSAHAMNNSGPTAQIIERDGWKTNMDFVGHRKAVTVVKFNPKIFKKKQKNGSTPKPSCPYCCCAVGSKDRSLSVWLTSLKRPLVVIQDLFDKSIMDITWTLNGLGLLVCSMDGTVAFLDFSQDELGDPLNEEEKNAIHQNIYGKSLAITMDXHLSSTIIENPEMLKYQQETAVGNQNPNGAQGSGPENQTPKLTNVLNGESLEDIRKNLLKKQVETRTPDGRRRITPLCIAQLDTGDFSPALFNSVPILPGSSASTQLTPQISSDSSTANSLGLRPSHDPTTTSPNKTAEENKDSGPAAVNSIGMKSNLLLTSASKMEPMKALDSRFTERSKATPGVTSVPLTIGITPLDRVKDSSSVKEPKVKDETSSDSEDKIMAEPLSMAKRKGEMEGAGWVEKRKKGRPRKDAKMMMPISQPFPQVTFLPAEKEPSRLITPVAVLKLPTPSIQKSFSTQVSTDAIAYLEVENEVSVVSGARLSQLKWSRDGREWDTLLTSRITIATGSSDIVAVACEDRTLSVFTTCGRRLIPSIMLPAPLAALHCSGHFVMVLMASATLSVWDVQKQTALVKNESLNPILSGTDATVSQSFLTQQGVAVVSLSNGKTYCFNSSLETWNLIADKQDSLVQCADFRNCLTSQDALGSMGPLALTQGRNLSAGRLASRLSSTPHHLQQGMTLAFLENQLSSALMLLSASEYRHWLLIYARFLVNEGYEMRLRELCQDLLGPVHKSSSSSWEPTVLGLRKRDLLTEVLPVIGQNLRFQRLFTEYQDQLELLRLK; this is encoded by the exons ATGAAGCTCTTGAAGCCGAGTTGGGTCAATCACAATG gtaAACCAATATTCTCAGTTGATATCCATCCAGATGGAACTAAGTTTGCTACAGGTGGCCAAG GTGAGGACTCTGGGAAAGTCGTCATTTGGAATATGGCCCCGGTTCTTCGAGAGGAGGATGAGAAGAACGAGAATATTCCCAAATTGCTTTGTCAGATGGACAATCACTTAG CATGTGTGAATTGCGTGCGCTGGTCAAATAATGGCTTATACCTGGCGTCAGGAGGAGACGACAAACTGGTCATGGTCTGGAAGAGAGCTGC TTTCATAGGTCCAAGCACAGTGTTTGGGTCCAGCAGTAAACTGGCTAATGTGGAACAGTGGAGATGCGTCATGATTCTGAGGAACCACACGGGAG ATGTAATGGATGTCGCCTGGTCACCTCATGATGTCTGGCTCGCGTCCTGCAGTGTGGATAACACCATCGTTATATGGAACGCTCGAAAATTTCCAG AGATTGTGATGACTTTAAAGGGACACACAGGGCTGGTGAAAGGCCTGACGTGGGACCCAGTGGGAAAGTACATCGCCTCCCAGGCAGATGACCATAGCCTGAAGGTCTGGAGGACCATGGACTGGCAGATGGAGACAAACATCACCAAACCTTTCAGTGAA TGTGGCGGCACCACACACGTCCTGAGGCTGAGCTGGTCTCCAGATGGCCAGTACCTGGTTTCAGCTCATGCCATGAATAATTCTGGGCCCACAGCTCAGATCATCGAACGCGATGGCTGGAAAACCAACATGGACTTTGTGGGTCATCGAAAAGCTGTTACTGTGGTG AAGTTCAATCCTAAGATCTTtaagaagaaacagaagaatgGCAGTACCCCTAAACCCAGCTGCCCATACTGCTGCTGTGCAGTGGGCAGTAAGGACCGCTCACTCTCTGTATGG CTCACTTCACTTAAGCGCCCACTGGTGGTCATCCAAGACCTCTTTGATAAGTCCATTATGGATATTACATG GACACTCAATGGGCTGGGACTCCTGGTGTGCTCCATGGATGGAACTGTGGCTTTCTTGGATTTCTCGCAGGATGAACTGGGAGATCCCTTGAATGAAGAGGAAAAG AATGCTATTCATCAGAACATCTATGGAAAGAGTCTGGCCATTACTATGG CCCACCTTTCCAGCACTATTATTGAGAACCCAGAAATGCTCAAGTATCAGCAGGAAACGGCAGTGGGGAACCAGAACCCCAATGGAGCCCAGGGAAGTGGTCCTGAGAACCAGACGCCCAAACTCACCAATGTGCTCAACGGAGAGTCCCTGGAGGACATTAGGAAG AACCTCTTAAAGAAGCAGGTGGAGACCAGAACTCCAGATGGGAGGAGAAGAATCACACCTCTCTGCATCGCACAGCTT GACACGGG GGATTTCTCACCAGCGTTGTTCAACAGCGTCCCAATCTTGCCGGGGTCTTCTGCATCGACTCAGCTCACCCCTCAGATATCTTCGGATTCCAGTACAGCCAACTCACTTGGCTTGCGACCCTCCCATGACCCCACCACCACCTCTCCCAACAAAACTGCGGAAGAGAACAAGGACAG TGGACCTGCAGCTGTAAATTCGATCGGTATGAAATCGAATCTGTTGTTGACATCTGCCTCCAAGATGGAGCCCATGAAAGCACTGGATTCACGATTTACTGAAAGGTCAAAGGCCACGCCAGGGGTGACTAGTGTACCCCTCACTATAGGCATCACCCCACTTGACAG GGTCAAAGACAGCAGCTCTGTGAAGGAGCCAAAAGTAAAAGATGAAACCAGCAGCGATAGTGAGGACAAGATAATGGCGGAACCGCTATCTATGGCCAAGAGGAAGGGAGAGATGGAGGGAGCAGGGTGGGTAGAAAAGAGGAAGAAGGGAAGGCCAAGGAAAGATGCCAAAATGATGATGCCCATATCACAGCCCTTCCCACAGGTGACATTTCTTC CAGCGGAGAAGGAGCCGTCTCGATTAATAACACCTGTAGCGGTGTTAAAACTTCCTACCCCATCCATACAGAAGTCATTTAGCACTCAG GTGAGTACAGACGCTATCGCGTATCTGGAGGTGGAGAACGAGGTCTCTGTGGTGTCTGGAGCTCGTCTCAGTCAGCTCAAATGGAGCAGAGACGGGCGAGAGTGGGACACGCTGCTGACCAGTCGCATCACCATAGCAACCGGGAGCAG cgaTATTGTTGCTGTAGCATGTGAGGACCGCACACTCTCTGTCTTCACTACATGTGGACGGAGACTGATTCCATCCATCATGCTGCCCGCCCCCCTGGCAGCACTACATTGCTCGGGACACTTTGTCATGGTGTTGATGGCATCAGCCACGCTGTCTGTCTGG GATGTTCAGAAACAGACGGCTTTGGTCAAAAATGAATCTCTGAATCCAATCTTATCAG GCACAGACGCTACAGTAAGTCAGTCTTTTTTGACTCAGCAAGGTGTAGCCGTGGTGTCGCTGTCAAATGGCAAAACTTACTGCTTCAACTCATCACTGGAGACCTG GAATTTGATCGCAGATAAGCAGGACTCTCTTGTACAGTGTGCAGACTTCCGCAATTGCTTGACCTCTCAGGATGCTCTGGGCTCCATGGGGCCACTGGCTCTCACACAGGGCCGTAATCTAAG TGCGGGGCGGTTGGCATCTCGCTTGTCATCGACTCCTCACCACTTGCAGCAGGGAATGACTCTGGCCTTCTTGGAGAACCAGCTCTCCTCCGCCCTCATGCTCCTCTCGGCAAGCGAGTACAGGCACTGGCTTCTCATCTACGCACGTTTCCTCGTAAACGAAG GTTATGAGATGAGGTTAAGGGAACTATGTCA
- the LOC109090303 gene encoding RING finger protein 215-like, with translation MGALACLSVLCSLCLCPLASSEQVALVEAFLEDHQHVLQGEVVQGSLENDPMENHSKNKHDLKGDLILIKDEAIKTNSESSDGKDPNPWIGVVPVQMEEGTVSSNSNQESFAASVVNKMKRALVLGASALIILALNQNTVREMDLSQVLSKPIIIIQTSENVTKLIGALLRGLHATAKITYKSFLQDCLGATLTLWSSCGRSRGGLYGEWQGVICTGETNSQVQKYLQQLWNTVVLVALVLSTGVIVHARWQYQDNQFNDDLESDLKQDILRRLSALKTRIYRQPKVRCDPTQTQPVETDSCAVCLEQYNNNQCLRVLPCLHEFHRDCVDPWLLLQQTCPLCKRSVLGNFY, from the exons ATGGGCGCATTAGCTTGTCTTTCTGTGCTGTGCTCGCTGTGCCTTTGCCCGCTGGCGTCCAGCGAACAGGTGGCATTGGTAGAGGCGTTTCTGGAAGACCATCAGCATGTTTTACAGGGTGAGGTGGTCCAGGGGAGTCTGGAGAACGACCCAATGGaaaaccacagcaaaaacaaacatgatcTCAAAGGAGATCTCATATTA ataAAAGACGAAGCTATTAAAACCAACAGTGAAAGCAGTGATGGAAAGGATCCGAACCCCTGGATTGGAGTGGTACCTGTCCAGATGGAGGAAGGCACAGTTTCCAGTAACAGCAACCAGGAGTCGTTTGCTGCCTCTGTGGTCAATAAG ATGAAGCGTGCTCTTGTTTTGGGCGCATCTGCTTTGATTATACTGGCTTTAAACCAGAATACTGTCCGAGAG ATGGATCTCTCTCAGGTCCTCTCAAAGCCAATCATTATCATTCAGACATCAGAAAATGTAACTAAGCTCATCGGCGCACTCCTCAG ggGCCTTCATGCAACGGCAAAAATCACTTACAAGTCTTTTCTACAGGACTGTCTG GGTGCCACCTTGACCCTGTGGTCCAGCTGTGGCCGTTCAAGAGGAGGGTTGTACGGGGAATGGCAAGGGGTCATCTGCACCGGGGAGACCAACTCTCAGGTCCAG AAATATCTTCAGCAGCTCTGGAACACTGTTGTTCTGGTGGCCCTGGTCCTCTCCACAGGGGTCATAGTTCATGCACGCTGGCAGTACCAGGACAACCAGTTTAATGATGATTTGGAG TCGGACCTAAAGCAAGACATTTTAAGGAGATTATCAGCACTGAAGACAAGGATATACCGGCAACCCAAAGTGAGATGTGACCCAACACAAACTCAACCGGTGGAGACAGACAGTTGTGCAGTTTGTCTGGAGCAGTACAACAACAACCAG tgtttgagggtGTTACCGTGCCTCCATGAATTCCATAGAGACTGCGTGGATCCCTGGCTACTCCTCCAGCAGACCTGTCCTCTCTGCAAACGTAGCGTGCTTG GTAATTTTTATTGA